In one window of Thermotoga sp. Mc24 DNA:
- the dapD gene encoding 2,3,4,5-tetrahydropyridine-2,6-dicarboxylate N-acetyltransferase — protein sequence MDAREIIEMIAKAKKKTPIVAYIKGDLAGIDFSSFKFFGDEKFGILFGEYEDFKKLLEEHKEKIEDYHLEVKARNSALPLADLTKYKARIEPGAIIRDMVEIGEGAVIMMGAVINVGAVIGEGTMIDMNAVIGGRAIIGKKCHIGAGAVIAGVIEPPSAKPVVIEDEVVVGANAVILEGVTVGKGAVVAAGAVVTKDVPPYTVVAGVPARVIKQIDERTKEKTKIVDELRNLE from the coding sequence TTGGACGCAAGAGAAATCATAGAAATGATAGCCAAAGCCAAAAAGAAAACTCCCATAGTCGCTTACATAAAAGGTGATTTGGCGGGCATAGATTTCTCCAGTTTCAAATTCTTCGGTGATGAAAAGTTCGGAATTCTCTTTGGAGAGTACGAAGATTTCAAAAAGCTTCTCGAAGAGCACAAGGAAAAAATAGAAGACTACCATCTCGAGGTGAAAGCGAGAAACTCCGCGCTCCCTCTGGCAGATCTCACGAAATACAAAGCAAGAATAGAACCGGGAGCGATCATAAGGGACATGGTGGAAATAGGGGAAGGCGCTGTGATCATGATGGGAGCTGTCATAAACGTTGGTGCAGTGATCGGTGAAGGAACGATGATAGACATGAACGCGGTCATTGGTGGAAGGGCGATCATAGGAAAGAAGTGCCACATAGGTGCCGGTGCGGTGATAGCGGGTGTTATAGAGCCTCCGAGTGCAAAACCCGTTGTCATAGAGGACGAAGTGGTCGTGGGAGCGAACGCTGTAATCCTTGAAGGTGTGACGGTCGGAAAAGGTGCGGTTGTCGCGGCCGGTGCGGTTGTAACGAAGGATGTTCCTCCCTACACGGTCGTGGCTGGTGTTCCCGCGCGTGTGATAAAACAAATAGACGAAAGAACAAAAGAGAAGACAAAGATAGTTGATGAACTCAGAAATCTCGAATGA
- a CDS encoding aspartate kinase has protein sequence MNVVVQKYGGSSVATPERIKNVAQRIKKKVDEGYKVVVVVSAMGKTTDNLIKLAKEISPKPDSRELDMLLATGEQVSAALLSMALKDLGIKAKSLNAFQVKIKTTSHHTSARIVDIDDSVIWENLKDYDVLVVTGFQGVNEHGDLTTLGRGGSDTSAVALAAKLRVPCEIYSDVDGIYTCDPRVHPRAKKLAYITYDEALELTALGAKVLHSRSVEIAKKYGIPIYCASSFTEEEGTMVVERLPEWLEEPVVTGATISHGQIKVSISFLPKDVKYITAIFEEVGKKALNVDMISLVPSNGKIFLSFTILEDHKEDLDEALKEALRDVEGWKSTYEGGFAKLSIVGVGMRTSPGVAARFFEALERAGVTPELVTTSEIKISCLVPEEKAEEALKSVIEEFEL, from the coding sequence ATGAACGTGGTGGTTCAAAAGTATGGAGGAAGCTCCGTTGCCACACCGGAGAGAATAAAGAACGTTGCCCAGAGAATCAAGAAGAAAGTGGACGAAGGGTACAAAGTCGTGGTCGTTGTCTCCGCTATGGGAAAGACAACGGACAACCTCATAAAACTCGCAAAGGAGATCTCTCCAAAGCCGGATTCGAGGGAACTCGATATGCTCCTTGCAACGGGAGAACAGGTTTCCGCCGCGCTCCTTTCGATGGCCCTGAAAGATCTCGGAATAAAGGCCAAATCTTTGAACGCGTTCCAGGTGAAAATAAAAACCACTTCACATCACACGAGTGCTCGCATCGTGGATATAGACGACAGTGTGATCTGGGAAAATCTGAAAGATTACGACGTTCTCGTCGTAACGGGCTTTCAGGGTGTGAACGAACACGGTGATCTGACCACGCTTGGCCGGGGCGGTTCGGATACATCTGCCGTGGCGCTTGCAGCAAAACTCAGAGTTCCTTGTGAAATCTACAGCGATGTGGACGGGATATACACCTGTGACCCGCGTGTTCATCCGAGGGCCAAAAAACTCGCTTACATCACCTACGACGAAGCACTCGAGCTCACCGCTCTCGGTGCGAAGGTTCTTCACTCAAGATCCGTGGAAATAGCTAAGAAATACGGGATACCCATTTACTGTGCATCTTCTTTCACCGAAGAGGAGGGAACCATGGTGGTAGAAAGACTTCCGGAGTGGCTGGAAGAACCTGTTGTAACAGGAGCAACGATTTCTCATGGTCAGATAAAAGTTTCCATATCTTTCCTCCCAAAGGATGTGAAGTACATCACGGCCATCTTCGAGGAAGTTGGAAAGAAAGCCCTGAACGTGGACATGATTTCCCTTGTTCCTTCGAACGGCAAGATTTTCCTCTCCTTCACAATTCTCGAAGACCACAAAGAAGATCTGGACGAGGCGCTCAAAGAGGCTCTCAGAGACGTGGAAGGATGGAAATCCACCTACGAAGGAGGTTTTGCCAAACTCTCCATAGTTGGGGTGGGAATGAGAACGAGCCCGGGTGTGGCCGCCAGGTTCTTTGAAGCGCTGGAAAGGGCGGGTGTCACACCGGAACTTGTCACGACGTCGGAGATAAAGATCTCCTGTCTCGTCCCTGAAGAGAAAGCGGAAGAGGCACTGAAATCGGTGATCGAAGAATTCGAACTGTGA
- the lysA gene encoding diaminopimelate decarboxylase, whose translation MDILWKVAEIHGTPAYVYFEETLRKRARLVKEVFEGVNLLPTFAVKANNNPVLLRILREEGFGMDVVTKGELFAAKLAGVPSHSVVWNGNGKSVDQMKHFLREGVRIINVDSFEEMEIWKELNPEGVEYFIRVNPEVDAKTHPHISTGLKKHKFGIPLEDLDLFMERFGSMNVKGLHVHIGSQITQVEPFVEAFDKVVRASERFGFEEINIGGGWGINYSGEELDLSSYREKVVPALKRFKRVIVEIGRYIVAPSGYLLLRVVLVKKRSNKTFVVVDGGMNTLIRPALYSAYHRVFVLGKQGKEVRADVVGPLCESGDVIAYDRELPEVEPGDIIVVENAGAYGYTMSNNYNSTVRPAEVLVGEGGEISLIRRRETEMDIFKDVVM comes from the coding sequence ATGGACATCTTGTGGAAAGTGGCAGAGATCCATGGGACACCCGCTTACGTGTACTTCGAGGAAACACTGCGAAAAAGAGCACGTCTTGTAAAAGAGGTCTTCGAGGGGGTGAACCTCCTTCCGACGTTTGCTGTGAAGGCGAACAACAATCCTGTTCTGCTGAGGATTCTAAGAGAAGAAGGTTTCGGAATGGACGTGGTGACAAAAGGAGAACTCTTCGCGGCTAAACTGGCGGGAGTTCCTTCTCATTCCGTTGTATGGAACGGCAATGGAAAGAGCGTGGATCAGATGAAACACTTTTTGAGAGAAGGCGTGAGGATCATCAACGTGGATTCGTTCGAGGAGATGGAGATCTGGAAGGAATTGAACCCGGAGGGCGTGGAGTATTTCATTAGGGTGAATCCGGAAGTCGACGCGAAGACACATCCTCACATCTCCACCGGCTTGAAAAAGCACAAGTTCGGAATACCACTGGAAGATCTGGACCTATTCATGGAAAGATTCGGATCAATGAACGTAAAAGGTCTTCATGTTCACATAGGATCACAGATAACACAGGTTGAACCCTTTGTGGAGGCCTTCGACAAAGTCGTCCGGGCTTCTGAAAGGTTTGGATTCGAAGAGATCAACATCGGTGGCGGCTGGGGAATAAACTACAGTGGAGAAGAACTCGACCTGTCCAGCTACAGAGAAAAGGTTGTTCCTGCCTTGAAGAGATTCAAAAGGGTCATCGTTGAAATAGGAAGGTACATCGTAGCACCTTCCGGGTACCTGCTTCTCAGGGTAGTACTCGTCAAAAAAAGAAGTAACAAAACGTTCGTTGTGGTCGATGGAGGGATGAACACCCTCATAAGACCGGCACTTTACTCCGCGTATCACAGGGTTTTCGTTCTTGGAAAACAGGGTAAAGAAGTGAGAGCGGATGTGGTTGGCCCTCTGTGCGAAAGCGGTGACGTGATCGCGTACGACCGGGAACTTCCAGAGGTCGAACCGGGTGACATCATCGTTGTGGAAAACGCGGGAGCCTACGGCTACACCATGTCGAACAACTACAACTCAACCGTACGTCCGGCTGAGGTGCTCGTCGGAGAAGGCGGAGAGATCTCTCTGATAAGAAGGAGAGAGACAGAGATGGACATCTTCAAAGACGTGGTGATGTGA